The Primulina tabacum isolate GXHZ01 chromosome 1, ASM2559414v2, whole genome shotgun sequence genome contains the following window.
TACAGGTGGCATCATTCAGTTTCCTATAGTCAATGCACACTCTCCACCCCGTAACAGTTCTTGTGGGAAtaagttcattcttttcattgGTGATCACCGTAATCCCTCCTTTCTTAGGCACACATTGAACCGGACTTACCCACGCACTATCTGAAATGGGGTAGATAATACCTGAATCGAGAAGCTTAATAGTTTCAGCcttcactacctcttgcatctttggatttagtcgtctttgaggttgcacgaggggtgagtacttttcttccatcaaaattttatgcatgcatatcgATGGACTGATTCCCTTTATGTCTGCTACCTTCCAGGCGAATGCTCTTTTGTGCTCCTTGAGAACTTGCAACAATTTTTCCTCCATAGCATCTGTCAAAGCAGCAGAAATAATGACAGGCAAAGTGTTATTCTTACCTAGAAATATGTACTTCAGGTGCGGAGGTAAGGGTTTTAGTTCAAGCGTCGGTGGTTCCTCGATGCTTGACTTTGGAGGGGTCAAATCTCTGTGCTCTCCCAGATCTTCCAGTTTCATCCTCATCGGCCTTCTCCATGGAGGGTTGGCATTGAAGTATGCTACTATTTCAGCTTTTTCTTCGTCCAAGTCGTCATCCTCCAATTCAGTTGTGAGGGTGGCTTCCAAAGGGTCCCCAAGAGCATCCTGCACATAGTCAGAAACAAGAGCATCAACAGCATCAATTCTATAACAACTATCAGagtgcagtgtgtgcttaagtgcattaaaaacatcaaaagttATCTCTTCCTCGCCCACTCttaatctcaacttcccttcttgaacATCAATCAGGGCCTTGCCAGTCGCAAGGAATGGTCTCCCAAGAATCAAGGGCATCTCTATgtcttcctccatgtcaagtaccacaaaaTCCACAGGGAAAATAAATTTGTCCACTTTCACTAGTACATCCTCAATCAATCCGCGGGGGTACTTGACGGATCTGTCAGCTAGTTGTAAGGACATCCGCGTCGGCTTAGGTTCTCCCAATCCAAGTTTCCTAAACACAGAAAGAGGCATCAGGTTAATacttgcaccaagatcacataacgctttatgaaaaacaaaaTCTCCAATCGTGCAAGGAATAGAgaaactccctggatccttaagtttcggtgggatcttgttttgcaccaaagcaGAACAATTTTCAGTAAGACTCActgtcatgtgatcctccaacttcctcttattCGCTAATATATCTTTCAAAAACTTAGCATAactaggcatttgcatcaaggcatcggcaaaaggaatattgatatgcaattttttgaatatctcaagaaacttaccgaattgtgcaTCTAGTCTTGCTTTTTTCAGTGCTGTAGGAAAAGGTGGGGGAATAACAATTTTAGGTTGTGCAGTGGGTGATGGTGTAGAGTTAGAGGACTTACCTTTGGATGGTTCAGGGTGTTCATCCGATTTTTGAGTTCTCTTTTTTTTCTCTTGACTCTAAAACTTTTccactcttcaactcgatggccttcacttgctcttttggatttgtctctgtgttacttggcaaggtgcTCGGCTCTCTGTTTGTGATCATTTTTGCCAACTGCCCAATTTGATTCTCAAgcccctttatcgatgcatccTGATTCTGTAGTCTATTCTCGGTAGACGAgatgaacttagacatcatctgctccaAATTGGACTTCTCTTCTCTAGGAGGATCGGATCTGTACATCGGTTGTTTCCCATATGATTGTCCTCCTTGTGGTTTATTCTGGCTGTTTTGACCACCCCAGGAGAAGTTTGGGTGTTGCCTCCACCCCGGATTGTATGTGTTCGAATACGGGTCATTCCTTGGGCGGTTTTGGACCCCTACTTTATTTATTGGTGCCCCTTCTTGCACATAAAATGGATTGTCATCTTGATAGTCCTTCGCGTAGTGTTCCCCTCCACACTTGTCACagaatatctcttgaagacgcatCGCCGTGCCACCCACATTCAAGCTGTCTAGTTTCCTGTTTAAAGCATCAAGTTGTGCAATAATAGCAGAAAAatcagttacctggtgaactcctgcactCTTCCGCTGGTTGTTTCTTTCAGATTGAgggtgatagctgctagcagccatctcctctaaCAATTCATATCCTTCCTCCGCGGTTTTTCTCAACAGGTTTCCACaagcagcagcatctatcatagtacggttAGGAGTAAGCAAACCATAATAAAATGTTTGAACGACTAACCCAAGTGGTAACTCGTGATGTGGGCATCTTCGTAGTAGATCCTTGAagcgttcccatgcctcatataaagatTCCTGATCGAATTGAGCAAATGTTGTAATGTCTGcccgcagcttcatggtcttGGAGGGAGGGAAGTATTTGATGACAAATGCTTTCGCCATGTCCTCCCATGTAGCGATcgaacctacaggcaaacaatttaaccacgctttagctttatcacgtaaggagaaaggaaataaacgcaacctaacagcatcatcagaaactccattgaatttaaaagtatcgAAAATTTCTAGAAAATCCgcgatgtgcgtgtttgggtcatctactgcaGTTCTTCCAAATTGGActgtgttctgaatcatctggatTATGACTGGCTTGATTTCAAAGTGATTTGCCCGCACGATAGGCCTCACAATGCTAGGGCGTGCACCCTCCAAAGAAGGTTGGGCATATTCCAGCATGGGTATGCGGCGCGGTATCTCCACATGTCTATCTTCACGACGCTCCTCCTCTTGATCATTCAACTGCCTCTCCATCAGTTCTTTTAGTCTCTGCTTCTCCTGCGGAAAGTTCTTTCGATTTCAGGATCAAActcaagctccacgtcaagtgactttggcatgcactaGACAAGATATCTGGAATAAAATAAGGAGTGTTagctaaagaaaaataaaataacgcTAAAGAAATTGACTAAAAATGAAATTGTAGATTAActgtccccggcaacggcgccaaaaacttgatcgagcaaaacttgcacagtaaAATCcccaataaaaatatggttttgtaagctcgaaaattaatcgcaagtgcacgatgtcaagtaatagtataatgtaagtgagtacgagtatcgttccactgaggACTGTATTTAACAATTATTCTTTTCAGTTATgagatctttagcaacgaaaatttgaTTGAGTAATTAATACTACTATGCTCAAAGAAAGATGTAAATAAAATGCTTTAATAAGTAATGAATGAGAATTAATATCtaaaattttgagtaaaattcaatgagaaatgaatttgttgggaattttggttcacctacccctcgttaattaattaattcgttcgataatgattatatgcttccgacaggatttcttttacaattgaacacactctctcgagctatgccaaactaattcgactcaatgaagtaattaaatgtctttaattatttatcaagagtgaatcgcatgtcgatttatgaaatcccctagttttcgaccctaagGACTATGattatcggcgcgtatccaatttcatatgtctatgtaaattgcagatccacggattatactactagttcctatcacaagttattctctcgaactcactcgcaatataaaaatgttgttaaagttagctacgctctaacaacacgaagaaaaacaatagtataatcaagaattaCGCAACAATcgaataaaaattaattcaaatcaaagtttggggtaggCTCCCcttaaatcataacaaatattaaagtttagctactagaattcatgattaaaatcaataaaattaagTTCAAGTGACAAAAACTAAATAAGAAATACTAGAAGTgacgaaaaacacgaaaagcGATGCCCGGGAATATTCAAATCTTCCATCCAAGCGCAAAAGCTCTCCAAAGCTTGTGGCGGCTCTGAAATCTCGTCTTAATGCCCTCTAAAACGTCCAACCTACCTTTTTATATCATCCCCATTCAGCACATAAGGAAAGGAATCGGCTAtgaattttttccaaaaattaacgacgctcgggcggtagaatattaccgctcgagcgccacatctACTGTAATCTGCTTGGGGCTTGTGGCATCTCGCGCTCGGACGGTAGaaagttaccgcccgagcgccgaactCTCTGTACTTTGCCTCTTTGGAAGATCaatctcgcgcccgggcggtagaaaactaccgcccgagcgccatacctTCTGGACATCATCAACTTTACTTGGCACTTGGCTCCGATTTTAGTTTTCCGgccatttttcctgcaaattcgtCATGCACAAGTGAGAAATGATCAAATGCATATGCTTTACTCTAAAATGAACCAAATGTAAACGAAATGTATGCATGCAAAATGCAAACACACACGacctaatgcaataaaacacgtaaaaaccatACGTATCATTGCTCTCTTGTGCTCTGGGATGGGTAAAACACATGTCCTAGTGCACTCTTCTCGCACTTTGGCCAATTATTCACTTCTTTTTAGCAAACCCACCTACAAATCAACTGAAATATATGAGGGGCAAACAATATGCAAAAATTATGAACAAAATAGAAAAATGCAGACTCgataccataaaattatacgaTAATGGATTAAAATTAACataatttgatatgaaaaaACGACATCTATCATCAGATATTCGGTTCGCATTACTGTATCCTTCAATAACAGTAAAAAATCTAGAAAAGTGCAACCCATAGTCATGGGTATACCTTAAATATCTCAGCAATCTCATAATTGTTTTCCAATGTTCCGCTCCTGGATTACTCATGAATCTAATCAGCTTGCTTGCGGAAAATTCTATGTCTGGTCTTGTGCAACTCATTAAGTACATCAGGCTTCTAATGACTCGATAGTATTCTAAATTGAGAGAAtctaaggtctaggaaattcgaactacgtaacctaAATGTATGAAATCTAgggtttaatttaaaatatgtgtaggATTTTTATCCATTTAATGCATGATTAATGCATGGTtggaatttatttcatgattattttaaagtttcatgcattaggattttaagttgtatttcgcGGTCGAACGAGTAACGGAAACTTGGGATAatcagaaaaaatatttttattaaataattaattttaattgattaatatgAGGTATTTTAAATGGATATTTCGAAAATTGGGCTttggtgggtatttttactcgtcggatcatatttttaaccggtaggcaaaatttagcgaatcgaggaactttttgagggctcgggcaatattttaaaaattgtacctaaaaaaatatatttttcgagagtgttatCGGGTTTGATGGTTCTATTTTAATGCTTAATGGGCTCGAAACCCTTTTAAtccttttaaaatttaatttagagCCCATTAGTGCTTTGTAATTTTATTTACACACTACCCTAGCAACCTTAAACCTAACACACTAAGTGGCTGCCCCTCCCCTCCATCAGCAGCCATTTTCGAACCTTTCTTAAGCAGCCCCTCGGTTCCTccacaaattttcaaagcaagcTTCTTCCCCGATCTTCCGGTGCTAGTCCGACGCGCGTATCCTCGAGTTTTCAAGCGTAAAAACATTAAGGCACGTATGtatcttatttttttcttcattaacgccaatattatgctaaattttATGTAAATGCATAAAAAACTTTTAATCTACCTTGTGATCATGTTTTTATACAAGTTTGACATGAAAATTGCATTTCTTCATGACACATGCTCATGTTTTCATGTATTGGTGCAAGGGGTTGCCGAGTTTTTGAGGCTAAGGGTTTGTACATGGTGGTAAGGCGTTGTCATGAGGCTGGAGTCGAGGGTTAGTCGTGTTAAGCTGAGGACCGAGGGGTGTTGTATCGCAGGATTGGCTCGTCTCTGGCGTAGATCGAGCGATGGGATGAGCTGACGGTGCAAGGTCTGAACCAAGCcgtggaccagaccctggtgagTATGAGACATGGCCTAGGAAGGCTCGACCACTGCTGGAACCAGCCATGAAGCCGATATATCGTGATGGGGGGAGATTGGTCGCGGGTTGAGCGCCTTGGTTGAACCTCGGGCGTGCGTGCGTTTGTGGCGTGCATGAGGCTGAGTCCTCGAGATGGTTTGGTCCAggagggtcctagggtggtctagaaGGGGCTGGTTCGGGGTTGGTTCAAGCTGGTTAGGTGTAGGGTCGTTGGTTCGGTCCAAAGTCGCGACTAGGGTTAAGGCTTGTTTGTGCAACTAAATTCCAACAACTTTCGATTTTGGTTTGGGGATCATAAAAGGTCTGAAATAATTGGTTTAGGGGCTGGTGAAGTAGGGTAAAGTCATGGTTTGAATTGAGaaatttgattaaatttctGGTTGactcgggttaaaaccgggactccgatccaagttttaaaacgaatcgatttaGTTTTGATACGGGCTTGAGtttacatataaaaaaatatttttaaatatgtttggaggtgttttaaggagtttggtaagcttcgagttaaatttttgaggtccaggggtaaaatggtcattttgggtttcaaggggcaaaatggttattttgcacTCGTGTCGAGTTTTTAGCCCTGGAAACGCCCTGAGCATAAtttaaaatgttatatttaaatatttatgtatcACGAatatgaatttatgaaattatgaaaatacgttgcatgcttgattttaagaaaaatttacgtatatgcatgattttattaagtgatgaatattaTGACACATTTTGGAGGATGAGAgttagttgtgactaatacgattatatgagatattatgagctgaggccaaggctcagtggacgggtaatgctgtcgctgatgtccctgctgccgggtaccgcggttatatagatggatccatcgaatagagctgatatgaaagtcacaaataatgaactgaattcaattaaagaaaatgtatacgtatatgatgttatgtttaaacatgttttgacaggttattattttatacaacatgtttatgttatgcttttaagtttatgaaatgtatgttgcttacagtatttttcattgttacatgttatgtatatgtattcgaTATAACGttataggtgtgttgagtctttagactcactaggtgtgaatgatgcaggtgagcatgttgaTGAGCAGGCTGGAGGTGCCGAGGTCTGAGTCGGCAGGGCTGGATGTGGGCACATGAACCCGATGACCACATTTTCTACTCATCATGTTTTTGAGTTAGGAGTAGACATGATCATTTTTATACGCTTtgttttgacatgttgatgATTACAagaatttttagttattttatgttttcctACATCTAGGATGGACGAGTTGACGATAATTTTTAAACTTCGGAATTTTATCTGCTATATGattacaattatttttaaaagacgtatttttcagcagtatttcatgcatgcataattttaagaatttcgaaaattgagcTTGTCAAActtttttttagcatttttaagtaTTAGAtgcttcagttggtatcagagcaagggtactgtgtagggttgtgccaccaccaGCTTCTGCAGTTCAGTCTttaagcctcaagtctgtaagcttttatgttttaaatgatttagatAGTTTTTTTCTATCACCTGCATGACTGCATGATGAATATTTTACAGCGATTTTCAAAACATGTTTAggttcttttatgatttaaggattaaatgttttgaaactAGATTAAATTCCATGAtaggttacgtttagaatttggattgtattcagatatcatgcctcccagacgtgcCCCTAGCATAGATCGTCATGACGATACTCTTGGAGGCGATAGAGGCTTTCCGCCACCACCACCGCCATTGGATGCAGCTACTCGAGTTCTCGAGGGCATGGCTAGACTTCTGGAGCAGGCGCAGCAGGCTCCTCTCCCTCAGACAGACATTTATGGGTAGTTTCAACGGCTCAACCCcaaggagttcgggggtactACTGACCCTTTCGTAGCGGAGGGTTGGATTCGGTCTTTGGAGCTACACTTCCAGTACTTGCAGATGATGGAAGGCGACCGGGTCATGTCTGCCActtatatgttgagagatgatgcatcccttttggtgggagggagcagcGCATGGATTGAACTGGGCCACCCTCACTTGGGA
Protein-coding sequences here:
- the LOC142505999 gene encoding uncharacterized protein LOC142505999 translates to MKKKIRYIRALMFLRLKTRGYARRTSTGRSGKKLALKICGGTEGLLKKGSKMAADGGEGQPLSVLGLRKNGRKTKIGAKCQEKQRLKELMERQLNDQEEERREDRHVEIPRRIPMLEYAQPSLEGSIATWEDMAKAFVIKYFPPSKTMKLRADITTFAQFDQESLYEAWERFKDLLRRCPHHELPLGLVVQTFYYGLLTPNRTMIDAAACGNLLRKTAEEGYELLEEMAASSYHPQSERNNQRKSAGVHQVTDFSAIIAQLDALNRKLDSLNVGGTAMRLQEIFCDKCGGEHYAKDYQDDNPFYVQEGAPINKVGVQNRPRNDPYSNTYNPGWRQHPNFSWGGQNSQNKPQGGQSYGKQPMYRSDPPREEKSNLEQMMSKFISSTENRLQNQDASIKGLENQIGQLAKMITNREPSTLPTLCDLGASINLMPLSVFRKLGLGEPKPTRMSLQLADRSVKYPRGLIEDVLVKVDKFIFPVDFVVLDMEEDIEMPLILGRPFLATGKALIDVQEGKLRLRVGEEEITFDVFNALKHTLHSDSCYRIDAVDALVSDYVQDALGDPLEATLTTELEDDDLDEEKAEIVAYFNANPPWRRPMRMKLEDLGEHRDLTPPKSSIEEPPTLELKPLPPHLKYIFLGKNNTLPVIISAALTDAMEEKLLQVLKEHKRAFAWKNLRSVLRRCEETNLVLNWEKCHFMVQKGIVLGHKVSEKGIEVDKAKIEVIKNLPPPASIKGVRSFFGHAGFYRRFIKDFSKISKPLSSLLMKDVPFDFHSDCLQAYEDLKERLVTAPVLVAPDWDLPFEIMCDASDTAVGDVLGQRQNKVFHTIYYASKTLDEAHLNYATTEKELLAVVFALDKFHAYLVLSKVIIYTDHSALKYLLAKKDAKPRLLRLEFVSDDCVNDAINDWFPDEQLFEVKNCPWCVAEEEFGQILNHCHDREVGGHFGSTRTASKMPTDRFGTPRAIISDGGTHFCNKLFEKLLSKYGVTHNISTPYHPQTSGQVEVSNREIKRILEKVVGVSERRLLQLDQLEEFRNLAYDLALSYKEKTKRAHDRRIIEREFQEGENVLLYNSRLRLFPGKLKSRWSGPFVISKVYSSGAVELKDGKDGTLTVNAQRLKHYMGGTVEPQLGITRFQDNSN